CGGCAATTCTCGTCAAATTATCCTGGTTTTACAAGGAAATACGTAAAGGATACAGAAATGGTATATATACATAGTACAACAGAATATCCCGTTCAGCAAATAGGTGTTAGGGAGGAATGACCTATGAAATGGAAAATCGGCAGATTACTCTTTCTGTCCGGAATACTGGTTATGCTGTATTTTTTCCCGGTACAGACAGCAGCAGCGATGGGAAATGATGGCTTAATTGATGTACAGGTGCAAATCCATATTGAAAAACCCGATTACTTCTGGCAATATCCTTTTGGCGGGAAAAAATTAGATAATCTGCTGATCTCGGGTATGGGAAAATCCTACACTGTCTATGATGGTTCCGCCGGGGATACGTTTACTTTTGCCGTGCCGAAAGGTTATACGCTGCGTCTGGGTGTCACTTTTCCTGACAGCGTAAATTATAATAAAACAATTTATTTCTCCAAAAGAAATGTAGCTGAAAAAGACCATTTCCTTGTCATCACGCTTAAAGCACCGGAATATCAGGATGTTCTCTTTCAGGCGCCTGATTTTGATGAAAAAACAGTGCAATAGTAATTAAAGTAAAAAAGACTCACTTTGGGACAAAGTAAGTCTTTTTTATTTTATTAATCGGCTGGGAAGACCAGGCCGATTTGTTTGCGTGCTTCATCCATAACCTGCATGACCTGACGGTTGAGGGTAAAGGTATTGGTGCTTGATTGTAGCTGGCCGGTTTTAATGAGCTGAATAAATTCCCGGGCTTCGTAAAACATCAGTTCCGGTTTTTGCGACCGGGTGATATCTTCAGTCGAACCGTCACGATAGATAATTTTTACGTCTTCCGGGGTGGAAATTTTATCAATCAGAATATTACCGTTTTCTCCCTGAATTTCACTGGGGATAAGGGAGTTGGCTATTTTAGAATGAGAAATGATCGCTTCCATATCTTTGTAATGGAGGGTAATGCTGCCGCAGCCGTCAATGCCCGAGCTTAGCATGGTAGCATTGGCTGAGACAGATTCAGGTGGGCCGAACAGATAAATGACCGGATAGATGCAATAGACACCGATATCCATAATGGAGCCGTTGGAAAAGGCCGGATCGAAGGTATTAATAGGCTTACCGGCTTTAAAGGTATCATAACGCGAAGAATACTGGCAGTAGTTAGAAAAAAATCTGCGGACCGGCCCCAGCTTGGGCAGATTTTCCCTGACGCTTTGCATGTTGGGCAGGAAGGTACTTTTCATAGCTTCCATCAGGAGCGCTCCGTTGGCGGTGGCGCATTCGATCATTGCTTCCAGTTCTTTGCTATTGGAAGCAATGGGT
The window above is part of the Propionispora vibrioides genome. Proteins encoded here:
- a CDS encoding Gfo/Idh/MocA family protein — encoded protein: MIRFGVVGTSWITEEFIRCATLTDDFCLSAVYSRTEEKAQAFADKHGAKHVFTDLTTMASSPEFDAVYIASPNSHHAKQAILFLSHKKHVLCEKPIASNSKELEAMIECATANGALLMEAMKSTFLPNMQSVRENLPKLGPVRRFFSNYCQYSSRYDTFKAGKPINTFDPAFSNGSIMDIGVYCIYPVIYLFGPPESVSANATMLSSGIDGCGSITLHYKDMEAIISHSKIANSLIPSEIQGENGNILIDKISTPEDVKIIYRDGSTEDITRSQKPELMFYEAREFIQLIKTGQLQSSTNTFTLNRQVMQVMDEARKQIGLVFPAD